One genomic region from Desulfovibrio sp. Huiquan2017 encodes:
- the lpxB gene encoding lipid-A-disaccharide synthase, with the protein MYKGNPSGPIWFSVGEASGDLHGAELMKAFRALAPDVSFTGMGGPAMEQEGLTTRHSMREISLVGITEILGGLPRILKLLGTIKNELAAIRPRAIVLVDCPEFNFRIARMAKKLGIPVYYYISPQVWAWRSGRATFLREFVRKVICILPFEQDFYAGYGMDVAYVGHPLMDVLPLDRLDEMPVRDNRIGLLPGSRTKEVSALLPVFADAARQLAGAHPDLEYVLVRAPGLDESLLRSLWPEDIPVSFVSPDERYETFRSCRFIMAASGTVTLETALIGTPVLVAYKVSPLSELIARMLVNVQYISLPNLILGREIYPEFIGKKASAENLARTARTWLDDATAYDEIKNGLKVLRTMVGDPGAPGRAAQIILDDLKVAAGPTG; encoded by the coding sequence ATGTACAAAGGCAATCCATCCGGCCCCATCTGGTTCAGCGTGGGCGAGGCCTCCGGCGACCTGCACGGCGCGGAGCTGATGAAGGCGTTCCGGGCCCTGGCCCCCGATGTGTCCTTCACCGGCATGGGCGGCCCGGCCATGGAACAGGAAGGGCTGACGACGCGCCATTCCATGCGCGAAATATCCCTGGTCGGTATCACCGAAATCCTGGGCGGCCTGCCGCGCATCCTCAAGCTGCTCGGAACGATCAAGAACGAGCTTGCGGCCATCCGCCCCCGGGCCATTGTCCTGGTGGACTGTCCGGAGTTCAACTTCCGCATTGCCCGCATGGCAAAAAAACTAGGCATCCCAGTCTATTATTATATCAGCCCGCAAGTCTGGGCCTGGCGTTCGGGTCGGGCTACATTCCTGCGCGAGTTCGTCCGCAAGGTCATCTGCATCCTGCCCTTCGAGCAAGATTTCTATGCCGGGTACGGCATGGATGTGGCCTATGTGGGCCATCCACTCATGGACGTGCTCCCCTTGGACCGGCTGGATGAAATGCCGGTGCGGGACAACCGCATCGGGCTGCTGCCGGGCAGCCGAACCAAGGAAGTCTCCGCCCTGTTGCCAGTCTTCGCGGACGCGGCCCGGCAACTGGCCGGAGCCCATCCCGATCTGGAATACGTGCTGGTCCGCGCACCGGGCCTGGATGAATCCCTGCTGCGCTCCCTGTGGCCCGAGGACATCCCGGTATCCTTCGTCTCCCCGGATGAACGCTATGAAACCTTCCGGTCATGCCGGTTCATCATGGCCGCCTCGGGCACGGTGACCCTGGAAACGGCCCTCATCGGCACCCCGGTGCTGGTGGCCTACAAGGTCTCGCCCCTGTCCGAACTGATCGCCCGGATGCTCGTCAACGTCCAATACATCTCGCTGCCCAACCTGATCCTGGGGCGTGAAATCTACCCCGAATTCATCGGCAAGAAGGCCTCGGCCGAGAACCTGGCCCGCACCGCCCGGACCTGGCTGGACGACGCGACGGCCTATGACGAGATCAAAAACGGCCTCAAGGTCCTGCGCACCATGGTCGGCGATCCCGGCGCACCGGGCCGGGCCGCGCAAATCATCCTCGACGACCTCAAAGTCGCGGCCGGACCGACCGGCTGA
- a CDS encoding Gfo/Idh/MocA family oxidoreductase — translation MLKVGVVGLGRMGGIHLRNYTEMPGVEVVGVVDVDAKAREAVAARFGVRTFATLDELLAFEPDAVSVCVPTFLHHEAGMRLLDRGVSAIIEKPLAATAAEGADLVAKAREKGATLMVGHVERFNPAVERVKSLLGDDVISVHIERVSPYPVRIQDVGVIKDLGSHDIDLIRYLTGSDFKSVHAVASATFGEHEDSAVITAEMENGILAQITTNWVTPFRGRRISVACKSRFVAADLIAQSVTEYSPFSETEKTYSVREWPVVAREPIKAELIAFLDALRNNTPAPITGEDGLEVLKTFERIFDGLNK, via the coding sequence ATGTTGAAAGTCGGAGTGGTCGGACTGGGCCGGATGGGCGGCATCCATCTGCGGAATTATACCGAGATGCCCGGAGTGGAAGTCGTCGGTGTGGTCGATGTGGACGCCAAGGCGCGAGAAGCGGTCGCCGCCCGGTTCGGCGTGCGGACCTTCGCCACCCTGGACGAGTTGTTGGCCTTTGAGCCGGACGCCGTGTCCGTGTGCGTGCCCACCTTTCTGCATCACGAAGCGGGCATGCGCCTCCTGGACCGGGGCGTCTCCGCGATCATCGAAAAGCCTCTGGCGGCGACCGCGGCCGAAGGCGCGGACCTGGTGGCCAAGGCCAGGGAAAAGGGCGCGACCCTCATGGTCGGCCATGTGGAGCGCTTCAACCCGGCCGTGGAGCGGGTCAAATCCCTGCTCGGCGATGACGTCATCTCCGTGCACATCGAGCGGGTCAGCCCATACCCGGTGCGCATTCAGGACGTGGGCGTGATCAAGGATCTCGGGTCCCACGACATCGACCTGATTCGGTACCTGACCGGCTCGGACTTCAAGTCCGTGCACGCGGTCGCTTCCGCCACCTTCGGAGAGCACGAGGACTCCGCCGTGATCACCGCCGAGATGGAAAACGGCATCCTGGCCCAGATCACCACCAACTGGGTGACGCCGTTCCGGGGCCGCCGGATCAGCGTGGCCTGCAAGTCCCGATTTGTGGCCGCCGATCTGATCGCCCAGAGCGTCACGGAATACTCGCCTTTTTCCGAGACCGAGAAGACCTACTCCGTGCGCGAGTGGCCGGTTGTGGCCCGCGAACCCATCAAGGCCGAGCTGATCGCCTTCCTGGACGCCCTGCGCAACAATACCCCGGCTCCCATTACCGGCGAGGACGGCCTTGAAGTGCTCAAGACTTTCGAGCGCATCTTCGACGGGTTGAACAAATAG
- a CDS encoding BON domain-containing protein: MCKTALAVILSALLAGCALYPAVQVAGGAMTGYDAMVMADDYLPRDKVEGGGLSVVRDTQLERRLRERFTLNDIRLSAHVIDSKAYLVGQVSSRNQADYAIRTAATVEGIRTITCKFYPVPPARQAASDAARDELLHKELAERFDETKRLEGTDLRVEVIRRHAILIGRTTDYSQKTAALAIASEVNGLAEVVDYISVNQPEDGTPPAMPVPVASK, translated from the coding sequence GTGTGCAAGACGGCATTGGCCGTCATCCTTTCCGCACTCCTCGCCGGGTGCGCACTCTACCCAGCAGTGCAGGTGGCGGGCGGAGCCATGACCGGATACGACGCCATGGTCATGGCCGACGACTACCTGCCGCGCGACAAGGTGGAGGGCGGCGGGCTGAGCGTCGTCCGCGACACCCAGTTGGAACGCCGTCTGCGCGAGCGGTTCACTCTGAACGATATTCGCCTGTCGGCCCACGTCATTGACTCCAAGGCCTACCTGGTGGGCCAAGTGAGCAGCCGCAACCAGGCGGACTACGCCATCCGCACGGCGGCCACGGTGGAAGGCATCCGGACCATCACCTGCAAATTCTACCCCGTTCCCCCGGCCAGACAGGCCGCCAGCGACGCGGCCCGCGACGAACTGCTGCACAAAGAACTGGCCGAGCGGTTCGATGAGACCAAGCGCCTTGAGGGCACGGATCTCCGCGTGGAGGTCATCCGCCGTCACGCCATCCTCATCGGCCGAACCACCGATTACAGCCAGAAGACCGCCGCCCTGGCCATCGCTTCGGAAGTGAACGGATTGGCCGAAGTGGTGGACTACATCAGCGTCAACCAACCGGAAGACGGCACGCCCCCGGCCATGCCGGTTCCCGTGGCCAGCAAGTAA
- a CDS encoding glycosyltransferase family 39 protein has translation MTALRTLWTRLENHPWLTMTVAVLAQTWFTLNNRALWFSDEVRYADAYRNLAEGGKWMVLALNGQAYPDKPPVYFWFLWLIDKLTPLDPPAVFFAGAACSGLFFLFAAHTLARTLKFDRTTSLASSLILISSFMVAALLHYSRMDLLFAALIILSHAAFYRAYTDKTEGWWPVWGFALAGAATLVKGPLGFLFPLINIALFLLFKGEIKRLFSRRTGLGLLVMLGMLAAWVAGVIVAEGPNFLINTVLGKQILERATHTFHHREPFWWYFAAFPLAWLPWSLAVFAAPVQKLLSPFFWGDLWGNRRQAGPKTLLWIMFAATFAFLSSLSGKVFIYVLPMFPPLAVLIADALRTMNETRARRLWTLVGGLWIVIGATLLLVGDLIPVPVPVHGMGLCAAVLLLGGGAVVMVRAKGFRTALLTCALSMILWIYPVGLLAVPSLDDAMSPRRQALILKDYIERGYAPFAARVYSGIYTWYAGHDYPEYDNYSKLIEEMAKHDKAVLVIRASRWEDVRDRLPEFHVVDRQSIAGLVHVLAVKG, from the coding sequence ATGACCGCCCTCCGCACCCTTTGGACCCGCCTGGAAAATCACCCTTGGCTGACCATGACCGTGGCCGTATTGGCTCAGACCTGGTTCACCTTGAACAACCGCGCCCTGTGGTTCTCGGATGAGGTCCGCTACGCCGACGCCTACCGGAATCTGGCCGAGGGCGGAAAATGGATGGTCCTGGCCCTGAACGGCCAGGCCTACCCGGACAAACCGCCGGTCTATTTCTGGTTTCTCTGGCTAATCGACAAGCTGACCCCGCTCGACCCGCCGGCGGTCTTCTTCGCGGGCGCGGCGTGCTCCGGCCTGTTCTTCCTGTTCGCGGCCCACACCCTGGCCCGGACCCTCAAGTTCGACCGCACCACGTCCCTGGCCTCCTCCCTGATCCTGATCTCCTCCTTCATGGTCGCGGCCCTGCTGCACTACTCGCGCATGGACCTGCTGTTCGCGGCCCTGATCATCCTGAGCCACGCCGCCTTCTATCGGGCCTACACCGACAAGACGGAGGGCTGGTGGCCGGTCTGGGGATTCGCCCTGGCCGGGGCCGCCACCCTGGTCAAGGGGCCCCTCGGTTTCCTCTTCCCCCTGATCAACATCGCCCTGTTCCTGCTCTTCAAGGGCGAAATCAAACGCCTTTTTTCCCGGCGCACGGGACTGGGGCTGCTGGTCATGCTCGGCATGCTCGCCGCCTGGGTGGCCGGCGTGATCGTGGCCGAAGGCCCGAATTTCCTGATCAACACCGTGCTCGGCAAGCAGATCCTGGAGCGGGCCACGCACACCTTCCACCATCGGGAGCCGTTCTGGTGGTATTTCGCGGCCTTCCCCCTGGCCTGGCTGCCGTGGAGCCTGGCCGTGTTCGCGGCCCCGGTGCAAAAACTCCTCTCCCCGTTTTTCTGGGGCGACCTGTGGGGCAATCGCCGTCAGGCCGGGCCCAAAACCCTGCTCTGGATCATGTTCGCGGCCACCTTCGCCTTCCTTTCGAGCCTGTCCGGCAAGGTCTTCATTTACGTTCTGCCCATGTTCCCGCCCCTGGCCGTCCTCATCGCCGACGCCCTGCGAACCATGAACGAAACCCGCGCCCGGCGGCTGTGGACGCTGGTGGGCGGTCTGTGGATCGTCATCGGCGCAACCCTGCTGCTGGTCGGCGACCTCATCCCGGTCCCGGTACCCGTGCATGGCATGGGCCTCTGCGCGGCCGTGCTGCTCCTCGGCGGGGGGGCCGTCGTCATGGTCCGCGCCAAGGGGTTCCGCACCGCGCTCCTGACCTGCGCCCTGTCCATGATCCTCTGGATATACCCGGTGGGATTGCTGGCCGTCCCCTCCCTGGACGACGCCATGAGCCCCCGGCGCCAGGCCCTGATCCTCAAGGACTACATCGAACGCGGCTACGCGCCCTTCGCGGCTCGTGTCTACTCCGGCATCTACACATGGTACGCCGGGCACGACTATCCAGAATACGACAACTATTCGAAACTCATCGAGGAAATGGCCAAGCACGACAAGGCCGTTCTGGTCATCCGCGCCAGCCGCTGGGAGGACGTCAGGGACCGGCTGCCCGAATTCCACGTCGTGGACCGACAGTCCATCGCGGGGCTCGTCCATGTCCTGGCCGTCAAAGGATGA
- a CDS encoding phosphatase PAP2 family protein, producing the protein MRCTSLKHWALYSAPLLVVLALLWFGFDNERAVALFFKDHRAAHTGLKVFLTIVTDWCNPLFYLFYAGMLLASWRSGNRERLRFVLVLLVVQGVVAGLALHFTKYLIGRPRPGQGNWYEPLSGRAAQEALPSGHTTEITGWTLPLALRARRFAVSLLLGLFLGLVGFSRVYLGWHHPSDVFFGWLLGSVGGFAAVIIAESSLFRRS; encoded by the coding sequence ATGCGTTGCACTTCCCTGAAACATTGGGCGCTCTACTCCGCGCCCCTGCTTGTCGTTCTGGCCCTGCTCTGGTTCGGATTCGACAACGAGCGGGCGGTCGCCCTGTTCTTCAAGGACCACCGCGCGGCCCACACCGGGCTCAAGGTGTTCCTAACGATCGTCACCGACTGGTGCAATCCCCTGTTCTATCTCTTCTATGCGGGCATGCTCCTGGCCTCCTGGCGATCCGGCAACCGCGAACGGCTGCGCTTCGTCCTCGTCCTGCTGGTGGTCCAGGGAGTGGTGGCGGGACTGGCCTTGCACTTCACCAAATATCTCATCGGCAGGCCCCGGCCCGGTCAGGGCAACTGGTACGAGCCGCTGTCCGGCCGCGCCGCCCAGGAAGCCCTGCCTTCGGGGCACACCACTGAAATCACCGGCTGGACCCTGCCCCTGGCCCTGCGCGCCCGGCGCTTCGCCGTCAGCCTGCTGCTCGGACTGTTCCTCGGCCTGGTGGGCTTTTCGCGCGTATACCTCGGCTGGCATCACCCTTCGGACGTCTTTTTCGGCTGGCTGCTCGGCAGCGTGGGCGGCTTCGCCGCCGTGATCATCGCCGAGTCCTCGCTTTTCAGGAGATCATGA